The genomic DNA TTTACACTTACCACACATTCTTTGCAGATGATGAAGGTCACGCAGGAACAGATATGACTTTCTTTGATTTTCCAAACAATCCAAAAGGTGCACCAGGCACAAACGCTATCAGTCGTACTGCTTTCCGTGTACCAAATGATGCAGCACTTGAATACTATCAACAACGCTTCGATGAGTTCGGAGTAAAACACGACGACATCGACACACTATTTGATAAAAAAATCTTACGTTTTGAAGAAGAAGACGGTCAAAAATATCAATTGATTTCTGATGAAAACAATACAGGTGTTGAACCAGGTGTTCCTTGGAAAAATGGCCCTGTCCCACAAGATAAAGCAATCTACGGTTTAGGCCCAATTGAAATTACAGTAAGCTACTACGATGAATTCAAACAAACATTGATGGAACTCTATGATATGAAACCTATGATTGAAGAAGAAAACGTCACACTGTTAGAAGTAGGTAAAGGCGGTAATGGCGGTCAAGTTATCCTACGTAAAGATGAAGGTGTTCAAAGTCGACCCGGTTACGGTCAAGTTCACCACGTTTCTTTCCGTGTTGAAGACGATGATGCACTCAATTCTTGGTTTGAAAAATATAACCAATTAGGTGTAAGTAGCTCTGGTATCGTTGACCGTTTCTATTTTAAAGCACTTTACACACGTATCGGTCATGTTTTAATTGAACTTTCAACAGACGGACCAGGATTCGCTGGAGATGAACCTTATGAAACACTTGGTGAATCACTTTCACTTCCACCATTCTTAGAAAATCAAAGAGATTATATTGAATCAGAAATTCGTGAATTTGATACAACACGCTCATAAAACTAACTGCATGTAGACTGGAGGGTCAATAATGTACACGTTTCGCGCTTCTGAACTATCCAAAAAGCAAATGTATAAATTTTTAATAGGCTCTGTCGTACCACGCCCTATCGCATTGGTCACAAGTCAGTCTGAGGAAGGGCTTGTTAATGTTGCGCCTTTTAGTTTCTTTAATATTGTATCTTCGGAACCTGCGATCCTCTCAATTTCTGTATCACGCAAAGAAGGAGTCATGAAAGATACAGCGAGAAACATTATAAATTCACAAGAAGCAGTCGTTCATGTGGTAACTGAAAATAATGTTTCAGATGCGAATCAAACCGCTGCGCCATTACCCGCTAATGAAAGCGAGTTAGATATCACACAATTTACAACGACTCATTCTGAATACGTTTCAGTTCCGAGTTTAAATGAAAGTGCCATACGTTTTGAAGTAAAACTTTATCAGCATATTGAAATTCAGTCAGAAACTGAAACCGCAAATGACTTATTACTGTTAGAAATTCAAAAAGTATCAATAGATGAACAACTATTCGACGTTGATAAGGGCTATGTTGACGTTGAGAACCTTAAACCTGTAAGTCGACTTGCTGGCGATGATTATGCACGACTAGGAGAGACTTTTACAATTAAAAGACCCCGATAATGATAAAGAGGTGAATGGATATGGAACATATTTTTAAACAAGGTGATTTATCAAAACCAACTTTTGTCCTACTGCATGGGACAGGTGGCGATGAACATGATTTACTCCCAATTGCCGAATTACTTGATCCAACATACAATGCTTTGGGCGTACGTGGTAACATTTCAGAAAATGGGATGAACCGTTTCTTCAAACGTCACGGTGAAGGTCAATATGACGTAGAAGACTTAAAATTTAGAACGACAGAATTACACGAGTTCTTACAAGATGCTGCTCAGCGTTATCAATTTGATCTCAATGAAGTGATTCTCGTTGGTTTTTCTAACGGTTCTAACATTGCGATTAGTTTAATGTTGAATGAAGCGATGCCATATAAAAAAGGCCTATTATTTGCACCACTTTATCCTTTAGAAGTACCAAAAGATATCGATTTAAGTGGTAAGTCAGTCTACCTTTCAATGGGTAAAAATGACCCTATCGTCCCTATCTCAGAAAGTGAACACGTTCGCTCAATCTTTAAAGATCGTGGTGCAGAGGTAACTGAATTTTGGGTGAACAGTCATGAATTAACACGCGAAACAGTTGAAGCAGCAAAAGCAACACTCTAAAGAAAGTAAAGTAAACTATATATCTATAACGGGGCTGGGACATAGGGTTTCAGCTTTCAAGTAAAACACCACAAAAACCTTTTTAAATGATTTTTGTGGTGTTTTTCATTTGAATTCTAGTTAAAATTAACACTTACCGTGCTAATTTTCGGTTCTGTTGCAAAGTTAGAAAAAAATACCTAATGTATGTCCATCTGCATCAATTGCGCGATACAGATGATACCACTGTCCTTTAATTTTGATATATGTCTCATCAATACGCCACTTATAATACGCTTTTTTATGTTTTCTCTTCCAAATTTGATATAAAATAGGTGCATATTCTTGAACCTAACGATATACGGTTGAATGATGAATGTTCACACCTCGTTCTCTTAATATTTCAGATATATCACGATAACTCAAAGAGTATCTTAGGTAGTAGTCAACGGCTACAGTAATAACATCCTTATCGAATTGTTTATACCTGAAATAGTTCATACAGAAGAGCCCTTTTTATTTAAATTATACTATAAACTTAACTTTGCAACAGAACCTAAAAAAGCATCGCGCTTTTGTTTTTTTCAATTACTTCTTCAATCACACGCTGTGCTTGATAACTATTCTTCATGGCACGCCTCCAATTACAAACCGGACATAATTTTGATTTACAAAACCATGTTTTATATAATTTCAAATACCCGTCTTCTGTCGGTTTAAATTCTAAGACATTACCCCATTGTTTAACGTTGTGCGCTTTTTTAATTTTTAAGATTTCAAGTATATCTGCGTAACTTACATTATCTATTTTCTTTTCTCTCCTTGGGCGTTCTTACCCATTTTTACTAATATCTTTTAAGGTTTCATTATTTTGATTTTCAAAAACATATTTTGTATGATTAGTATGCATAACAAAACACCAACATTCTTACAGTTTGGTGATATAAAAGCATAAAAAAACTCCAGTATTTGATTTAGTCTAGTCAACTTATATCTTACTACTGGGGTTTTTTATGTCAAAAATTTCTTTCACGCTTAAATCAGCCCGCAAACCCTTTGTTATCAAGGGTATAGCGACGAAAAGTAAAATCGAGTTATTTCAATATAGTATCAAGACAAGAAGAAACTCGTTTTCAACTCGTTTCTAAAAACCTTAAAACGTCTTGACCTTTCTTAATTTATAACTTTTTGAAGAAATATTTGGCAATGCATACGGCGCTATAATATGTGAACCTGGATCATATATTGATTTTTTACTAGCCCCATATTTATAAGCTTGATAAACAATTTTAGAACAATAAGTTGGATTTTTAGAAGATAGTTTTGTATTGATTCCATAATTATATTTTTTTCCAACATAATTCTTCTTAGCCCAAGCAGCTGCTTTCGGTCCAGCCTTAGAATTTTTAGAACGATAAATTTTCAACCATTGTCCTTTACCAGAATATCTTTTTTTAAACCAAGAAAAACTATGTACAGCTGGATGATGTCCCGCACTATGTATATGCAAAACTTGATTACTACTTATAGCAATAGCTGCATGTCCAGTCAATCCTTTAGAACTTGTTGCATTAGAAATTAATACATCTCCCGCTTTTAAACGAAAGCCTGATGAATAAGAAACTATCTCTGAATCATTCTCTAAAGATTGTTTACCTGATTCGCTTTCTTGTAAAAATTGATTCCATTGATCTTCACTAACAGTATTATCTAAAATACCATCTTGTTGTAAACTTTGATAATTATCACCTTCAATCTCATTGGCATATGTAGACTCAGAAAAATACAATAAAACAAAAGAAGTTGTAAATATTAAAGTTAAAAAAAGAATAATTACTTTTTTCATAGCAAACTCCTTTCTTTTATATTAATATTACGTTAATAGTCATAAAAATAAAATGATAAAATATTAATGAAAGGCGTTATGAAAATGAAATTTAAACTCTTGTATTTATTAACCCCATTCATACCAATAGAATTTATAGCAATCTATATTGACTATGCATATAATTCCCTACTCGGATATATTCCTTACTTGGTTGTTTCTGCAATTATCAGCTTGTACATATTCAAAAAAAAATTTAAAAAAAGTGTGTCTATACTGGTAAATAGAGTAATTGGAATTATTATTTCTTTTGGAAGTGTCCACACCTTTATGAACGTTTATCATTCCTCAGATTATTTCACTCCTTTTTCAACCAGCGGATTCTCAATATTTTTAGGACTTATAAGTTTTATAACAATCGCCATTATTTATCTCGTCATATACGGAATTTCTTCAAAAAACAATTAGTCCCTATATATAAATACTTTATTTCAATTGCTTTATTGACGTTGAGCCTCTGAACCCTTAACAAACCCAAAACTTGTCGAATGGTCGGCTTAATAGCTCACGCTATGCCGACATTCGTCTACAAGTTTAGTTAAGGGTTCTTCTAATTGATCAATAAATTTTCTCGGCATAAATACGCGCTTAAATTATGTAAGTAACTATACCTTGAATAAAAACCTAATCATGCACTGAATAAGTAATTATTATCCTTTACTTTCATTCACACCATATTCAATACCTTAATTCCAAACATCTGAAATAATACGGATTTTTAAACACACTAAAATTCGTGACTATCTTAGTTAAACTCTGTTTAATTAAGATTTTTTATTTCTCATTGTCCAAGGGCGCACTTGCATACCCAAAATGGTATCGTGCTAAAACCAAAATTTGCGTGTGATAATCCAATAACCTTATTTTGCATTTTAAGGGGGTATATAGAGCAAACTTTAAAAATATATAGTATTTATATCTGTATAAGCATATTTATTTCTTAAAACGCAAATGTGAGCCAAATAAGAGATGTTTTTATGACGATAAACTTTGTATTCACTTTTTCTATACTTGATAAAACATCAAAAGAAATTTCTGAGTTATGTAATATCCCTAATGACCAACGAATTCAAGAAGTTATTAAACTTATGAAAGACCATAATATCCCAGATACTGACTATGAATTTCTTAAACTTTATGATTTTTATTTTGCAGATAATCCAGACATAAAAAAACGCTAGCTTTTAAGCGGTTTTGTTGTAAAATTAGAAAAAAATATCTAATTTCCTTTTTTATCATGTCAGCATTTGCTTAACTTGCTAACATATAACTAATTTTGTGGCATGCGAAAATCCGTAAATCTGAAGAGACCTACAGTTCTTTTTATATAGTCCATAAATACATTCAATACCCTTGATTGTTTATATCTGAAATAGTTCATACAGAAGAGCCCTTTTTATTTAAATTATACTATAAACTTAACCTTGCAACAGAACCTAAAAACCATTGCGCTTTTGTTTTTTTTAATTACTTCTTCAATCACACGCTGTGCTTGATAACTATTCTTCATGGCACGCCTCCAATTACAAACCGGACATAATTTTGATTTTCAAAATTATATTTTGTATGATTAGTATGCACAGAAAAACACCAACATTCTTACAGTTTGGTTATATAAAAGCATAAAAAACTCCAGTATTTGATTTAGTCTAGTCAACTTATATCTTACTACTGGGGGTTTTTATGTCAAAAATTTCTTTCACGCTTAAATCAGCCCGCAAACCCTTTGTTATCAAGGGTATAGCGACGAAAAGTAAAATCGAGTTATTTCTATATAGTATTAAAATCGAGTTATTTCTATATAGTATCAAGACAAGAAGAAACTCGTTTTCAACTCGTTTTAAATACAAACAAATACACGTGCTTATGACATACATAAACACGTGCAAACACTAGCTATCTATTTTTTATAAACAGTATTATATAAACGCAAGTCATTAAAAGAAAAGGAATAGTCAATAAAAAGACTTTTAAATGACTTATATTAGAAACCCACAAAAACAAAGATAGCATAAATATATAACTCAAAATCACAATAAAAAATATTGGCCAGTTGAAGATCTTTCTATCATACATAGTTATCCCACCTTTTAACAGCCAGCTACATATCCGCCAGAAGCACCGCCAATACCGCCACCGATGGCTCCTACAACACCACCACTAACAGTTCCAACAATAGGAAGTGTAACAGTACCAACAGCAGCTCCTCCTAAGCCACCAGTTGTCGCACCACCAATAGCTCCTCCCACAGTTCCGATTACACATTTAGCAGCTCCTCTTTCTTGCTG from Staphylococcus schleiferi includes the following:
- a CDS encoding ring-cleaving dioxygenase, with the translated sequence MTQYLLKGIHHVTAMTNDVERNYHFFTDVLGMRLVKKTVNQDDIYTYHTFFADDEGHAGTDMTFFDFPNNPKGAPGTNAISRTAFRVPNDAALEYYQQRFDEFGVKHDDIDTLFDKKILRFEEEDGQKYQLISDENNTGVEPGVPWKNGPVPQDKAIYGLGPIEITVSYYDEFKQTLMELYDMKPMIEEENVTLLEVGKGGNGGQVILRKDEGVQSRPGYGQVHHVSFRVEDDDALNSWFEKYNQLGVSSSGIVDRFYFKALYTRIGHVLIELSTDGPGFAGDEPYETLGESLSLPPFLENQRDYIESEIREFDTTRS
- a CDS encoding flavin reductase family protein, which encodes MYTFRASELSKKQMYKFLIGSVVPRPIALVTSQSEEGLVNVAPFSFFNIVSSEPAILSISVSRKEGVMKDTARNIINSQEAVVHVVTENNVSDANQTAAPLPANESELDITQFTTTHSEYVSVPSLNESAIRFEVKLYQHIEIQSETETANDLLLLEIQKVSIDEQLFDVDKGYVDVENLKPVSRLAGDDYARLGETFTIKRPR
- the mhqD gene encoding methylhydroquinone degradation carboxylesterase MhqD; this encodes MEHIFKQGDLSKPTFVLLHGTGGDEHDLLPIAELLDPTYNALGVRGNISENGMNRFFKRHGEGQYDVEDLKFRTTELHEFLQDAAQRYQFDLNEVILVGFSNGSNIAISLMLNEAMPYKKGLLFAPLYPLEVPKDIDLSGKSVYLSMGKNDPIVPISESEHVRSIFKDRGAEVTEFWVNSHELTRETVEAAKATL
- a CDS encoding YiiX/YebB-like N1pC/P60 family cysteine hydrolase; translated protein: MKKVIILFLTLIFTTSFVLLYFSESTYANEIEGDNYQSLQQDGILDNTVSEDQWNQFLQESESGKQSLENDSEIVSYSSGFRLKAGDVLISNATSSKGLTGHAAIAISSNQVLHIHSAGHHPAVHSFSWFKKRYSGKGQWLKIYRSKNSKAGPKAAAWAKKNYVGKKYNYGINTKLSSKNPTYCSKIVYQAYKYGASKKSIYDPGSHIIAPYALPNISSKSYKLRKVKTF